In Fusobacterium russii ATCC 25533, the sequence ATGATACTTTGATAGTATATACTATTTTTTGAAATTAAGCAAGTATAAATTTCAAAAATATTTATTTAGCAAAAAGAAACACAAACTAAATATAAAATGATATAATAAAATATAACTATATATAAGAGTTTTGAATAGAAATATAAAAGTTTTATAATTTTTAAATTTATAAAAAATATTTATTAAATAAGTCGTCGGGAGAAAAAATGAAATATAAACATGTGTTTGGACCAGTTCCTTCAAGAAGATTGGGCCTATCATTAGGTGTTGATTTGGTAATAAATAAAAGTTGTAATTTAAATTGTATCTTTTGTGAATGTGGAGCGACTGAACAAATAAGAGAGCTGAGGCAAAATTTTAAAGATGTTGAAGAAATAAAAAAAGAAATAGAGGAGGTTTTAAAAGAGGTAAAACCAGATTATATAACATTTTCCGGAAGTGGAGAACCAACTTTAAGCAAGGATTTAGGGACAGTCATTAATTTTATAAAAGAGGAATTAAAATATGATGGGAAAGTTGCCTTAATAACTAATTCAGTTTTATTAAATGATGAAAAAGTGATTAAAGAGATAATGGCTTGTGATTTAATAGTTCCTACACTGAATACCTTGAATAATGATATTTTTCAAAAGATTTCAAGGTCTGAGAATATAAAGGTGGAGGATGTAAAACAAGGTCTAATAAAATTAAGTAATTCAGATTATAGAGGAGAAATATTTTTAGAGTTATTTATTTTAGAAAATATTAATGATGATGAAGAAAATTTGAAGGAATTAGCGAATTTTATAACAGAGATAAGATATACAAAATTACAAATAAACACTATTGCAAGAATTGGAGCTGA encodes:
- a CDS encoding radical SAM protein, which gives rise to MKYKHVFGPVPSRRLGLSLGVDLVINKSCNLNCIFCECGATEQIRELRQNFKDVEEIKKEIEEVLKEVKPDYITFSGSGEPTLSKDLGTVINFIKEELKYDGKVALITNSVLLNDEKVIKEIMACDLIVPTLNTLNNDIFQKISRSENIKVEDVKQGLIKLSNSDYRGEIFLELFILENINDDEENLKELANFITEIRYTKLQINTIARIGAEKNLKPVSYEKLLKIKKFLEENAVKNIEIITTMKEREKKIKVNPELYANMIEKRVYSKEEIEKIYKK